One Dasypus novemcinctus isolate mDasNov1 unplaced genomic scaffold, mDasNov1.1.hap2 scaffold_302, whole genome shotgun sequence DNA segment encodes these proteins:
- the MAP1S gene encoding LOW QUALITY PROTEIN: microtubule-associated protein 1S (The sequence of the model RefSeq protein was modified relative to this genomic sequence to represent the inferred CDS: inserted 2 bases in 1 codon; deleted 1 base in 1 codon): MAAGPARPGAAGAAGAAGALLLVVGGECGRPALLGYAREQLERGVRSWDVDPGVCSLDEQLKAFVSRHSATFSSIVKGQRSLHHRGDALETLVLLNPSDKSLCDELRNLLLDPAPHKLLVLAGPCLEDTGELLLQTGGFSPHHFLQVLADKEVGELLASTPAPPAPPTLTIACPAFGGWDRLASGAPGLGGRVRLRLNPPAQLPASEGLREFVEYVAESLEPPSPFELLEPPAAAGFLKIARPCCYVFPGGLGDAAFFAVSGFTVLVNGGSSPRSSFWKLVRHLDRVDAVLVTHAGADSLPGLNSLLRRKVAEREAAGAAGGDDALRSLVSPDLGVVFLNARGAPGAPAAEAPLVRGEDEAALALRLLGRLGIAPLPLRRGPQPAQPAVLFQKLGVGRLDLYVLHPAAEPEPAPSACALLVWRPAGAGDKVVRALFPGRTPPARLLEGLARLQHLRFLREPAVTARDLDAPPRADSRESLGSRDSLRREGRPASARPGQERPGAPRKEPARPERETRVPGARDAKREPRPGSARTQPRDARRVASAPDPKKAGAPGTKPRRAPGAPAEGPHSTPSFRCAEGGTPPGPGGGSPASPLAATPGLEHSLELGPSPGGGEGPETSPPRPRSPEPPEPPEPRPGPDGSGRLSLSPLRAGEPAPDASPTVTTPSLPAEVGSPHSTEVDESLSVSSEQVLPPAAGEAGLVLPLRGPRARRSASPHDVDLCLVSPCEFEHRKGAPXAASPGGSDGSSARSQQRAGGPGPEETPPTSVSESLPTLSDSDPLPAAPGPVDSDEDPESLECPRRRDPPPAPLKDPRPLPAAPGICMVDPELLPPERARRPPARSGSGPGPAGPRAAPAAAAKAKALASGDRAARPSSARGAPGEKAGAAPLSRKPSVPKAAARAVSGTAGSRSGGAVAAPGSPVYVDLAYLPGGRSAQQVGEEFFSRVRALCYVISGQDQGKETALRGILDALLAAKARWDRELQVTVVPTFESAAMREWYQETRAAQQALGVTVLGSSSTVAMQDETFPACKVEF; this comes from the exons ATGGCGGCGGGGCCTGCGCGGccgggggcggcgggcgcggcgggggcggcgggggcgctgCTGCTCGTGGTGGGCGGCGAGTGCGGGCGCCCCGCGCTGCTGGGCTACGCGCGGGAGCAGCTGGAGCGAG GTGTCCGCTCCTGGGACGTGGACCCCGGCGTGTGCAGCCTGGACGAGCAGCTGAAGGCCTTCGTGTCCCGCCACTCGGCCACCTTCTCCAGCATCGTGAAAG GCCAGCGCAGCCTGCACCACCGCGGAGACGCCCTGGAGACGCTGGTTCTGCTCAACCCATCGGACAAGTCCCTGTGTGACGAG CTCCGGAACCTTCTGCTGGACCCCGCCCCGCACAAGCTGCTGGTGCTGGCAGGGCCCTGCCTGGAGGACACGGGGGAGCTGCTGCTGCAGACGGGCGGCTTCTCGCCCCACCACTTCCTGCAGGTCCTGGCGGACAAAGAG GTTGGGGAGCTCCTGGCCTCCacgcccgcgccccccgccccgccgacGCTCACCATCGCCTGCCCGGCCTTCGGGGGCTGGGACCGGCTGGCGTCGGGCGCGCCCGGCCTGGGGGGCCGCGTGCGGCTGCGGCTGAACCCCCCGGCGCAGCTGCCGGCCTCCGAGGGCCTGCGCGAGTTCGTGGAGTACGTGGCGGAGTCGCTGGAGCCGCCGTCGCCCTTCGAGCTGCTGGAGCCGCCGGCCGCCGCCGGCTTCCTCAAGATCGCGCGGCCCTGCTGCTACGTGTTCCCCGGCGGCCTGGGCGACGCCGCCTTCTTCGCCGTCAGCGGCTTCACCGTGCTGGTCAACGGCGGCTCCAGCCCGCGGTCCAGCTTCTGGAAGCTGGTGCGCCACCTGGACCGCGTGGACGCCGTGCTGGTGACGCACGCGGGCGCCGACAGCCTGCCCGGCCTCAACAGCCTGCTGCGGCGCAAGGTGGCCGAGCGCGAGGCGGCGGGCGCGGCCGGCGGGGACGACGCGCTGCGCAGCCTCGTGTCGCCCGACCTGGGCGTCGTGTTCCTGAACGCGCGCGGCGCGCCCGGGGCCCCGGCGGCCGAGGCGCCGCTGGTGCGCGGCGAGGACGAGGCGGCGCTGGCGCTGCGCCTGCTGGGCCGCCTGGGCATCGCGCCCCTGCCCCTGCGCCGCGGCCCGCAGCCCGCGCAGCCCGCCGTGCTCTTCCAGAAGCTCGGCGTGGGCCGCCTGGACCTGTACGTGCTGCACCCCGCGGCCGAGCCCGAGCCCGCGCCCTCGGCGTGCGCGCTGCTGGTGTGGCGGCCCGCGGGCGCCGGCGACAAGGTGGTGCGCGCGCTCTTCCCGGGGCGCACGCCGCCCGCGCGCCTCCTCGAGGGCCTGGCGCGCCTGCAGCACCTGCGCTTCCTGCGCGAGCCCGCGGTCACCGCGCGCGACCTGGACGCGCCGCCGCGCGCCGACAGCCGCGAGAGCCTGGGCTCGCGCGACAGCCTGCGGCGGGAGGGCCGGCCGGCGTCCGCCAGGCCCGGCCAGGAGCGCCCCGGGGCCCCCCGCAAGGAGCCGGCACGGCCCGAGAGGGAGACCCGGGTCCCCGGAGCGCGCGATGCGAAGAGAGAGCCCCGGCCCGGCAGCGCCCGGACACAGCCCCGGGACGCGCGGCGTGTGGCATCCGCGCCCGACCCCAAAAAGGCGGGGGCCCCTGGGACCAAACCCCGGAGGGCGCCCGGGGCCCCTGCAGAGGGGCCGCACAGCACCCCCAGCTTCCGCTGCGCCGAAGGAGGGACCCCCCCGGGCCCCGGCGGCGGCTCCCCCGCCTCCCCGCTGGCGGCCACGCCCGGCCTGGAGCACAGCCTGGAGCTGGGCCCGagcccggggggcggggagggccccGAGACCAGCCCGCCGCGCCCGCGCTCGCCCGAGCCCCCCGAGCCCCCCgagccccgccccgggcccgACGGCTCCGGGCGCCTGTCCCTGAGCCCGCTGCGCGCCGGGGAGCCCGCGCCCGACGCCTCGCCCACCGTGACCACGCCCTCGCTGCCCGCCGAGGTGGGCTCCCCGCACTCCACCGAGGTGGACGAGTCGCTGTCCGTGTCCTCCGAGCAGGTGCTGCCGCCGGCCGCGGGCGAGGCGGGACTGGTGCTCCCGCTGCGCGGC CCCCGCGCGCGCCGCTCCGCCTCGCCGCACGACGTGGACCTGTGTCTGGTGTCGCCCTGCGAGTTCGAGCACCGCAAGGGCGCGCC CGCGGCCTCGCCCGGCGGCTCCGACGGCAGCAGCGCGCGGTCCCAGCAGCGGGCGGGCGGCCCGGGGCCCGAGGAGACGCCCCCCACGTCCGTCAGCGAGTCCCTGCCCACCCTGTCCGACTCCGACCCCCTGCCCGCCGCGCCCGGCCCCGTCGACTCCGACGAGGACCCCGAGAGCTTGGAGTGTCCTCGCCGCCGCgacccgccgcccgccccgctcAAGgacccccgcccgctgcccgctgcCCCCGGCATCTGCATGGTGGACCCCGAGCTGCTGCCCCCCGAGCGGGCCCGGAGGCCCCCTGCTCGCTCCGGCTCCGGCCCGGGCCCGGCCGGCCCCAGAGCCGCTCCAGCGGCCGCTGCCAAGGCCAAGGCGCTGGCCAGTGGGGACCGGGCTGCGCGGCCGTCCAGCGCCCGGGGAGCGCCCGGCGAGAAGGCTGGCGCGGCGCCCCTGTCTCGGAAGCCCTCCGTCCCCAAAGCGGCCGCACGGGCAGTGTCGG GGACCGCCGGCAGCCGGTCAGGGGGCGCGGTGGCCGCCCCCGGCAGCCCCGTCTACGTGGACCTGGCCTACCTGCCCGGGGGGCGCAGCGCGCAGCAGGTGGGCGAGGAGTTCTTCTCGCGGGTGCGCGCGCTCTGCTACGTCATCAGCGGCCAGGACCAGGGCAAGGAGACGGCGCTGCGCGGCATCCTGGACGCGCTGCTGGCGGCCAAGGCGCGGTGGGACCGCGAGCTGCAG GTCACCGTGGTCCCCACCTTCGAGTCGGCGGCCATGCGCGAGTGGTACCAGGAGACGCGCGCGGCGCAGCAGGCGCTCGGCGTGACGGTGCTGGGCAGCAGCAGCACGGTGGCCATGCAGGACGAGACCTTCCCCGCCTGCAAGGTGGAGTTCTAG